The following are encoded in a window of Methanocaldococcus sp. genomic DNA:
- the oadA gene encoding sodium-extruding oxaloacetate decarboxylase subunit alpha, with protein sequence MVKITDTTFRDAQQSLIATRMRTEDMLPIAEKMDEVGFYSMEVWGGATFDVCIRYLNEDPWERLRELKKRIQNTPLQMLLRGQNLVGYRHYPDDIVEKFVIKAYENGIDIFRIFDALNDVRNMITAIKTAKRVGAEVQGAICYTISPVHTIDQYVELAKKLEELGCDTIYIKDMAGLLTPYEGYELVKRLKEEVSVPVGVHSHCTSGLAPMTYIKVIEAGADIVDCAISPFAMGTSQPPTESIVAALKGTKYDTGLDLKLLNEIRDYFMKVREKYKMLISPISQIVDARVLIYQVPGGMLSNLISQLKEQGALDKLEDVLKEIPRVRKDLGYPPLVTPTSQIVGTQAVLNVLTEERYKIITNEVVNYVKGYYGKPPAPINPELLKRVLDEGEKPITCRPADLLEPEWEKVKKEAEEKGIVKKEEDILTYALYPQIAVKFLRGELKPEPIPKEKDIRKILEIPTEYIVEVDGEKFEVKIEPKIGTELKRKKEIITAEIEGAVTSPFRGIVTKIKVKEGDRVKKGDVIVVLEAMKMEHPIESPVEGTVEKILIDEGDAVNVGDVIMIIK encoded by the coding sequence ATGGTTAAAATAACTGATACTACTTTTAGAGATGCACAACAATCCTTAATAGCCACAAGGATGAGAACTGAGGATATGTTGCCAATTGCCGAAAAGATGGATGAAGTTGGGTTCTATTCTATGGAAGTTTGGGGAGGAGCTACTTTTGATGTCTGTATTAGATATTTAAATGAAGATCCTTGGGAGAGGTTAAGAGAGTTAAAAAAGAGGATTCAAAATACTCCATTACAGATGCTTTTAAGGGGGCAGAATTTGGTTGGTTATAGGCATTACCCTGACGATATAGTTGAAAAATTTGTAATTAAAGCATACGAAAATGGAATTGATATATTTAGAATTTTTGATGCCTTGAATGATGTAAGAAATATGATAACTGCTATAAAGACTGCTAAAAGAGTAGGGGCAGAGGTTCAAGGGGCGATATGTTACACAATAAGTCCAGTTCATACAATTGATCAGTATGTAGAATTAGCAAAAAAGTTGGAGGAATTAGGTTGTGATACAATATACATTAAAGATATGGCAGGATTATTAACACCTTATGAAGGTTATGAGTTAGTTAAAAGACTTAAAGAAGAAGTTTCAGTCCCTGTTGGGGTTCATAGTCACTGCACAAGTGGATTGGCTCCGATGACATACATAAAGGTTATTGAGGCAGGGGCAGATATTGTAGATTGTGCAATATCTCCATTTGCTATGGGAACTTCTCAACCACCAACAGAGAGTATCGTGGCGGCGTTAAAAGGAACTAAATACGATACAGGATTGGATTTAAAATTATTAAATGAAATTAGAGATTACTTTATGAAGGTTAGAGAAAAATACAAAATGTTAATATCCCCAATCTCCCAAATTGTAGATGCAAGAGTTTTAATATACCAAGTTCCAGGGGGAATGTTGTCAAACTTAATTTCACAACTTAAAGAGCAGGGTGCCTTAGATAAACTTGAAGATGTCCTAAAAGAAATACCAAGAGTTAGAAAAGATTTAGGTTATCCTCCATTGGTTACTCCTACATCTCAAATTGTTGGAACTCAGGCAGTTTTGAATGTCTTAACTGAGGAAAGATATAAAATTATCACTAATGAAGTTGTTAATTATGTAAAAGGATATTATGGAAAGCCACCAGCACCAATAAATCCAGAATTATTAAAGAGAGTTTTAGATGAAGGAGAAAAACCTATTACATGCAGACCTGCTGATTTATTAGAACCAGAATGGGAAAAGGTAAAGAAGGAAGCAGAAGAAAAAGGCATTGTGAAAAAAGAAGAAGATATCTTAACATATGCTCTATATCCACAAATAGCAGTTAAATTCTTAAGAGGAGAGTTAAAACCTGAACCAATACCAAAAGAGAAAGATATAAGAAAGATTTTAGAAATTCCAACAGAGTATATTGTTGAAGTTGATGGAGAAAAGTTCGAAGTTAAAATTGAGCCAAAGATAGGAACTGAATTGAAAAGAAAGAAAGAAATTATTACTGCTGAAATTGAAGGAGCAGTAACATCTCCATTTAGAGGAATTGTAACAAAAATTAAAGTTAAAGAAGGAGATAGAGTTAAAAAAGGAGATGTTATTGTTGTATTAGAGGCTATGAAGATGGAGCATCCAATAGAAAGCCCTGTTGAAGGAACTGTTGAGAAGATATTAATTGACGAAGGAGATGCCGTAAATGTAGGAGATGTAATTATGATTATAAAATAA
- a CDS encoding acetyl-CoA carboxylase biotin carboxylase subunit, protein MFNKVLIANRGEIAIRIIRACWELGIKTVAVYSKADKKSLHVSLADESYCIGEPPAAKSYLNMEAILNVAEKAKVDAIHPGYGFLAENAEFARAVKKAGFEFIGPNPDAIEAMGSKINAKKIMRKAGVPLIPGSEGAVEDVDEAIEIAEQIGFPVVVKASAGGGGMGMSVAYNKEELKEVIESARNIAKSAFGDPTVFIEKYLENPRHIEIQLLGDKHGNIIHLGDRECSIQRRHQKLIEEAPSPIMTEELRERMGEAAIKAGKAINYDSAGTVEFLYENGNFYFLEMNTRIQVEHTVTEQVTGIDLVKAMIRIAAGEELNIKQEDVKIRGHAIECRINAEDPLNDFVPCSGKIKLYRSPGGPGVRIDSGVCGGAEIPPYYDPMIAKLITYGNSREEAIARMRRALKEYVIVGVTTNIPFHRAVLEEENFLKGNLSTHYVEQNMPKLKKLMVKYALESRDLYSVVSEKVFEKNKKIAAAIGGISMHINLIIKENNQEYKGE, encoded by the coding sequence ATGTTTAACAAGGTTTTAATTGCGAATAGGGGAGAAATTGCCATTAGAATTATAAGAGCATGTTGGGAACTTGGAATAAAAACTGTTGCAGTATATTCTAAGGCAGATAAAAAATCTTTACATGTTTCTTTGGCAGATGAGTCATACTGTATAGGAGAACCTCCAGCGGCGAAGAGTTATTTAAATATGGAAGCAATCCTAAATGTTGCTGAAAAGGCAAAAGTTGATGCAATTCATCCAGGATATGGATTCTTAGCAGAAAATGCTGAATTTGCAAGGGCTGTAAAAAAGGCAGGTTTTGAATTTATTGGGCCTAATCCAGATGCCATAGAGGCAATGGGTAGTAAAATTAATGCTAAAAAAATTATGAGAAAGGCCGGAGTTCCTTTAATACCTGGAAGTGAAGGGGCTGTTGAAGATGTTGATGAGGCAATAGAAATTGCGGAACAGATAGGATTTCCAGTTGTTGTAAAGGCCTCCGCTGGCGGTGGCGGAATGGGAATGAGTGTTGCCTATAATAAAGAGGAATTAAAAGAAGTTATTGAGTCAGCAAGAAATATTGCAAAAAGTGCATTTGGAGACCCAACGGTATTTATTGAAAAATACTTAGAGAATCCAAGACATATAGAGATACAGTTATTAGGAGATAAGCATGGAAATATTATTCATTTAGGAGATAGAGAGTGTTCAATTCAAAGAAGACATCAAAAGTTGATAGAGGAGGCTCCGTCTCCAATAATGACTGAAGAGTTAAGAGAAAGGATGGGGGAGGCTGCAATCAAAGCAGGTAAGGCAATAAATTACGATAGTGCAGGGACTGTTGAATTTTTATATGAAAATGGTAACTTTTACTTCTTAGAGATGAATACAAGGATTCAGGTTGAGCATACAGTTACAGAACAAGTTACTGGAATTGATTTAGTTAAGGCTATGATTAGAATAGCGGCAGGAGAGGAGTTAAATATAAAGCAAGAAGATGTTAAGATAAGAGGACATGCTATTGAGTGTAGAATTAACGCGGAAGATCCTTTAAATGATTTTGTTCCTTGCTCTGGAAAAATAAAACTTTATAGATCTCCTGGAGGGCCAGGAGTTAGAATAGATAGTGGAGTTTGTGGGGGAGCTGAAATTCCACCATATTACGATCCAATGATTGCAAAATTAATAACATATGGAAATAGTAGAGAGGAGGCAATAGCAAGGATGAGAAGGGCTTTAAAAGAATATGTTATTGTTGGTGTTACCACAAATATTCCATTTCATAGAGCTGTTTTAGAAGAGGAAAACTTCTTAAAAGGAAATTTATCAACACACTATGTTGAACAAAATATGCCTAAATTAAAGAAATTGATGGTCAAATATGCTTTAGAATCAAGAGATCTATATAGTGTTGTTTCAGAAAAAGTCTTTGAAAAAAACAAAAAGATTGCTGCAGCAATTGGTGGTATATCAATGCATATTAACCTTATAATAAAAGAAAATAATCAAGAATATAAAGGAGAGTAA
- the eif5A gene encoding translation initiation factor IF-5A: protein MPGTKQVNVGSLKVGQYVMIDGIPCEIVDISVSKPGKHGGAKARVVGIGLFEKVKKEFVAPTSSKVEVPIIDRRKGQVLAIIGDMVQIMDLQTYETLELPIPEGIEGLEPGCEVEYIEAVGQYKIARVLGGNK, encoded by the coding sequence ATGCCAGGAACTAAGCAAGTTAATGTTGGTTCATTGAAAGTAGGACAGTATGTTATGATTGATGGAATCCCATGTGAAATTGTAGATATCAGTGTTTCAAAGCCAGGAAAACACGGAGGAGCTAAGGCAAGAGTAGTAGGAATTGGGCTATTTGAGAAAGTTAAAAAAGAATTCGTTGCTCCAACATCAAGTAAAGTAGAAGTTCCAATAATCGACAGAAGAAAGGGACAAGTTTTAGCAATTATAGGAGATATGGTTCAAATAATGGACTTACAAACTTATGAAACCTTAGAATTACCAATTCCAGAAGGTATTGAAGGTTTAGAACCAGGATGTGAAGTAGAGTATATAGAGGCAGTTGGTCAGTATAAAATAGCAAGAGTTCTTGGAGGAAATAAATAA
- a CDS encoding anaerobic ribonucleoside-triphosphate reductase activating protein, translating into MKVLVSGIVDLSTIDYPKKCSSVIFLYGCNMRCSYCHNLKYILEHKNEMTVDELFKNIDFFFSEAIVISGGEPTLQKDAVIEIARYAKKNGFPVKIDTNGTNPEVIEYLINHNLIDYVAVDVKCRFDKYKEFTKCKEDGETIKNKILKIIDLCKKNNVFVECRTTYVPKVMDKSDIKEIAKTVKNCDLYVIQQFEPKDAYNKEFRKLPSPKEKELRELGKIAKKYINNVNIRTVNGVFEI; encoded by the coding sequence ATGAAAGTTCTCGTTTCTGGAATTGTAGATTTATCAACAATTGATTATCCAAAAAAATGCTCTTCTGTTATATTTTTGTATGGTTGTAATATGAGATGTTCATATTGTCACAATTTAAAATATATCTTAGAGCATAAAAATGAAATGACTGTGGATGAGTTATTTAAAAATATAGATTTTTTCTTCTCTGAGGCAATAGTTATAAGTGGGGGAGAACCTACTCTACAAAAAGATGCAGTAATTGAAATAGCAAGATATGCGAAAAAAAATGGATTTCCAGTGAAAATTGACACTAATGGAACTAATCCAGAAGTTATTGAATATTTAATAAATCACAATCTTATTGATTATGTAGCTGTTGATGTAAAATGTAGATTTGACAAATATAAGGAATTTACAAAATGTAAAGAAGATGGAGAAACTATTAAAAATAAAATATTAAAAATTATTGATTTATGTAAAAAAAATAATGTATTTGTTGAATGTAGAACTACATATGTTCCAAAGGTTATGGATAAAAGTGATATTAAGGAAATAGCAAAAACTGTTAAAAATTGTGATTTATATGTTATTCAACAATTTGAACCAAAAGATGCTTATAATAAAGAATTTAGAAAACTACCCTCTCCAAAAGAAAAAGAACTAAGAGAATTGGGAAAAATAGCAAAGAAATATATAAATAATGTCAATATAAGAACTGTAAATGGTGTTTTTGAAATTTAA
- a CDS encoding DUF4855 domain-containing protein, whose protein sequence is MGSFALWYFGYDYKYEKRFNGNVNDLLNRNFNYAIALEVSEGKDIPQSGFLYIDGYNDGKELGKWIDHHLRGIDYFVAIPYYKEGCSNRGERRGLDYWKGYIDGVYDNTSGYQIGFYWNLESCGQVKWGYITDYELNELSNYIRNEQYQQFIWIPSLGGRSIQQLEDSGVQNTMKYFNYVFCQPNYYQRNTMQDGS, encoded by the coding sequence ATGGGAAGTTTTGCATTATGGTATTTTGGATATGACTATAAATATGAAAAAAGATTTAATGGAAATGTAAACGATTTACTAAATAGAAATTTTAACTATGCAATTGCTTTGGAAGTTAGTGAAGGGAAAGATATACCACAAAGTGGCTTTTTATATATTGATGGATATAATGATGGTAAAGAACTTGGAAAATGGATAGACCATCATTTAAGAGGAATAGACTACTTTGTTGCAATTCCTTATTATAAAGAAGGTTGTAGTAATCGTGGAGAAAGAAGAGGATTAGATTATTGGAAAGGTTATATAGATGGAGTATATGACAATACAAGTGGTTATCAAATTGGATTCTATTGGAATTTAGAATCTTGTGGGCAAGTTAAATGGGGTTATATAACCGATTATGAGTTAAATGAGTTATCTAACTACATAAGAAACGAGCAATATCAACAATTTATATGGATTCCCTCATTAGGAGGGAGATCAATTCAACAACTTGAAGATTCTGGAGTACAAAATACCATGAAATATTTTAATTATGTATTTTGTCAGCCAAATTATTATCAAAGAAATACAATGCAAGATGGTTCTTAA
- a CDS encoding CBS domain-containing protein — translation MKVMKVVQNKEIIYIYPTTTIRKALMTMNENKYRRLPIVNPGNNKLVGILTSMDIVDFMGGGSKYNLTREKHNRNLYAAINEPVREIMEENVITLKENADLDDAIETFLTKNVGGVPIVNDDYQLISMITERDVIRALLDRIDENEVIDDYITRKVIFATPGERLKDVARTMVRNKFRRLPVVSEKKLVGIITSTDFIRLLGSDWAFNHLQTGNVREITNVRMEEIMIRDVITAKEGDKLKDVTKIMVTNDIGALPVVDENMRIKGIITEKDVLKYFAK, via the coding sequence GTGAAAGTAATGAAGGTTGTTCAAAATAAAGAAATAATTTACATATATCCAACTACTACAATAAGAAAGGCTTTAATGACGATGAACGAAAATAAATACAGAAGATTACCAATAGTAAATCCTGGAAATAACAAATTGGTAGGAATATTAACAAGTATGGATATTGTAGATTTTATGGGAGGGGGCTCAAAATACAATTTAACGAGAGAAAAACATAATAGAAATCTATATGCCGCAATAAATGAGCCTGTTAGAGAAATAATGGAAGAAAATGTTATTACACTTAAAGAAAATGCTGATTTGGATGACGCAATAGAAACCTTCTTAACGAAAAACGTTGGTGGAGTTCCAATAGTCAATGATGACTATCAATTAATATCAATGATTACTGAAAGGGATGTAATTAGAGCATTATTAGATAGGATAGATGAAAATGAAGTTATAGATGATTACATAACGAGAAAAGTTATTTTTGCTACGCCAGGGGAGAGATTAAAAGATGTTGCGAGAACTATGGTTAGAAATAAGTTTAGAAGATTACCAGTTGTTAGTGAAAAGAAATTGGTTGGAATTATAACATCAACTGACTTTATTAGACTTTTAGGTAGTGATTGGGCATTTAATCACTTACAGACTGGAAATGTTAGAGAAATAACAAATGTGAGAATGGAGGAAATAATGATAAGAGATGTTATAACTGCAAAAGAAGGAGACAAATTGAAAGATGTGACTAAAATTATGGTAACCAATGATATAGGGGCTTTGCCTGTGGTTGATGAAAATATGAGAATAAAGGGAATTATTACAGAAAAGGATGTTTTAAAATACTTTGCTAAATAA